From the genome of Glycine max cultivar Williams 82 chromosome 2, Glycine_max_v4.0, whole genome shotgun sequence, one region includes:
- the LOC100782014 gene encoding transcription factor BHLH094 isoform X1, which produces MDPAAIMNGAANTTSFHLSEIWQFPPPNSPDALGLRRPHFAHGSFADFAPGPTRDADPASIAHKKPRHAAGEEEESAKGASTTNAVDEGGGGDGKRIKASESGEGGRENSSGKPAEQSGKPPSEPPKQDYIHVRARRGQATDSHSLAERARREKISERMKTLQDLVPGCNKVIGKALVLDEIINYIQSLQRQAEFLSMKLEAVNSRMESGIEVFPPKDFDQQTFDTTDMPFASQATREYSRGSSSEWLHMQVGGGFERAT; this is translated from the exons ATGGATCCGGCGGCGATAATGAACGGCGCTGCCAACACGACGTCGTTTCACCTGTCAGAGATCTGGCAGTTCCCGCCTCCCAACTCGCCAGATGCACTGGGGCTCAGGAGGCCCCACTTCGCCCACGGCAGCTTTGCGGACTTTGCCCCGGGTCCGACCCGAGACGCTGACCCGGCCAGCATTGCCCACAAGAAGCCCCGCCACGCTGCCGGGGAGGAGGAGGAATCCGCTAAGGGCGCCTCCACCACCAATGCCGTG GAtgagggtggtggtggtgatggaaAACGGATTAAGGCGAGTGAGAGTGGGGAAGGTGGAAGAGAAAACAGTTCAGGAAAGCCTGCGGAGCAAAGTGGTAAGCCACCTTCGGAGCCTCCAAAGCAAGACTACATTCATGTCAGAGCTAGAAGAGGTCAAGCTACTGATAGCCACAGTCTTGCAGAAAGA GCTAGACGGGAAAAGATCAGTGAGAGGATGAAAACTCTTCAGGATTTAGTCCCGGGTTGTAATAAG GTTATTGGGAAAGCATTGGTCCTTGAtgagataattaattatatccAATCGCTTCAGCGTCAAGCAGAG TTTTTGTCAATGAAGCTTGAAGCAGTAAATTCAAGAATGGAGTCCGGAATTGAAGTGTTTCCTCCAAAAGAT TTTGATCAGCAAACTTTCGATACAACTGACATGCCATTCGCTTCTCAAGCTACAAGAGAGTATAGCCGAGGTTCATCATCCGAATGGTTACATATGCAGGTTGGAGGTGGTTTTGAAAGAGCTACGTAG
- the LOC100782014 gene encoding transcription factor BHLH094 isoform X2 → MDPAAIMNGAANTTSFHLSEIWQFPPPNSPDALGLRRPHFAHGSFADFAPGPTRDADPASIAHKKPRHAAGEEEESAKGASTTNAVDEGGGGDGKRIKASESGEGGRENSSGKPAEQSGKPPSEPPKQDYIHVRARRGQATDSHSLAERARREKISERMKTLQDLVPGCNKFLSMKLEAVNSRMESGIEVFPPKDFDQQTFDTTDMPFASQATREYSRGSSSEWLHMQVGGGFERAT, encoded by the exons ATGGATCCGGCGGCGATAATGAACGGCGCTGCCAACACGACGTCGTTTCACCTGTCAGAGATCTGGCAGTTCCCGCCTCCCAACTCGCCAGATGCACTGGGGCTCAGGAGGCCCCACTTCGCCCACGGCAGCTTTGCGGACTTTGCCCCGGGTCCGACCCGAGACGCTGACCCGGCCAGCATTGCCCACAAGAAGCCCCGCCACGCTGCCGGGGAGGAGGAGGAATCCGCTAAGGGCGCCTCCACCACCAATGCCGTG GAtgagggtggtggtggtgatggaaAACGGATTAAGGCGAGTGAGAGTGGGGAAGGTGGAAGAGAAAACAGTTCAGGAAAGCCTGCGGAGCAAAGTGGTAAGCCACCTTCGGAGCCTCCAAAGCAAGACTACATTCATGTCAGAGCTAGAAGAGGTCAAGCTACTGATAGCCACAGTCTTGCAGAAAGA GCTAGACGGGAAAAGATCAGTGAGAGGATGAAAACTCTTCAGGATTTAGTCCCGGGTTGTAATAAG TTTTTGTCAATGAAGCTTGAAGCAGTAAATTCAAGAATGGAGTCCGGAATTGAAGTGTTTCCTCCAAAAGAT TTTGATCAGCAAACTTTCGATACAACTGACATGCCATTCGCTTCTCAAGCTACAAGAGAGTATAGCCGAGGTTCATCATCCGAATGGTTACATATGCAGGTTGGAGGTGGTTTTGAAAGAGCTACGTAG
- the LOC100784688 gene encoding protein SHORT HYPOCOTYL IN WHITE LIGHT 1: MEKMGLQEVIPKNKPRLMLSSMFFLRPNDNNQILKKNKLHVLSPMAGATATTTALINLTRPSHSSKHRHFSSNNAPFSIQPFHSGFYHNRRLKPIITNCHGKLNSSGGGYAMDEAGFDEYDGVEDESDDEDDAESSVDLLIRFLQSMFKKVSKRAKKASRSVLPTVISPQLVSFAVDGTLLLASLSVVKALLEIICTLGGTVFAAILVLRVIWAAVSYFQSSGNSFNQGGNSFGAVA; the protein is encoded by the exons ATGGAAAAAATGGGGCTGCAGGAAGTAATTCCCAAAAACAAACCGAGGTTAATGTTGTCGTCCATGTTCTTTCTTCGTCCAAACgataataatcaaatattaaaaaaaaacaaactccaTGTTCTGTCTCCAATGGCAGGAGCTactgcaacaacaacagcattAATCAATCTCACGCGCCCTTCACACTCCTCCAAGCATCGCCACTTCTCTTCAAACAATGCTCCCTTTTCTATCCAACCCTTTCATTCCGGATTCTACCACAACCGTCGTTTAAAGCCAATAATCACCAATTGCCATGGCAAG CTGAATAGCTCGGGTGGGGGATACGCGATGGATGAAGCGGGTTTTGATGAGTACGATGGAGTTGAAGACGAAAGTGATGACGAGGACGATGCAGAGAGTAGCGTGGATTTGTTGATCAGATTCTTGCAGAGCATGTTTAAAAAAGTGTCTAAGAGGGCAAAGAAAGCGTCTCGCTCTGTTTTGCCCACTGTAATATCGCCCCAGCTC GTTTCTTTTGCCGTTGATGGGACTCTGCTACTTGCTTCACTTTCTGTTGTCAAAGCACTTCTTGAG ATCATCTGCACTCTTGGAGGTACTGTATTTGCTGCAATTCTGGTCCTGCGTGTGATTTGGGCAGCAGTTTCTTACTTCCAGTCAAGTGGGAATAGCTTCAATCAAGGGGGGAATTCCTTTGGTGCTGTAGCCTAA